The following nucleotide sequence is from Myxococcus stipitatus.
GGGTATACAGCGCGGTGGCGACGGACTCCGGGTCCGCGTCCGGGTTGAGCTCCATGAAGAGCGCGGCCACGCCCGTCACGTGCGGCGCGGCCATGGAGGTGCCGCTGAGCACGCGCGTCTCCCGGTCGCCGTAGTGCCAGGCGGAGGTGATGCGGTTGCCCGGCGCGAACACGTCCACGCATTCGCCGAAGTTGGAGAAGGCCGCGCGCTTGTCGGCGCTGTCGGTCGCGGCGACGGTGATGGCCTCCATCGTGCGCGCGGGCGAGTGCTTGCACGCGTCGTTGTCCTCGTTGCCGGCGGCCAGCACGTAGGTCACGCCCGAGGCGATGGAGCGGCGGACGGCGTCGTCGATGGCGCGGTCCGCGTCTCCGCCCAGGCTCATGTTGGCGACGGCGGGGGACTGGTGGTTCCTGGTCACCCAGTCGATGCCCGCGATGACGCCGGTGGTGGACCCGGAGCCGTCGCAGCCGAGCACCCGCACGGAGTGCACCGTGGCGTTCTTGGCCAGTCCGAACGTGCTGCCCGCCGCGGTGCCAGCCACGTGGGTGCCATGGCCATGACAGTCGTTGCCCTTCATGCTGTCGCCCACCGAGTCGTAACCGACGGACGCCCGCCCTCCGAACTCGCGGTGCGAGAAGCGCACGCCGGTGTCGAGGATGTAGATGTGAACGCCCAGGCCCGTGGCGTTGTACAGATAGACCTTGTCGAGCGGCAGGGTGCGCTGGTCCACCCGGTCGATACCCCAGGTGGGGCGCTCCTGGGTGTGACTCTCCACGATGGAGACCACGCCACTCTCCTGCACGTACTCCACGGCGGGGTCCTGTGCCAGCGCGCGCGCCTGGTCCTCGGTCATCCGGCTGGCGAAGCCGCGCAGGGCGTGCTCGTAGGTGAAGAACGCGCTGCCTCCGTACTTCGACGAGAGGTCTTGCGTGGCCTGCGC
It contains:
- a CDS encoding S8 family peptidase gives rise to the protein MNRRMWKLSLAAAGGLLALGACSSRPTCKDPSTLAALRAPPTSKFLTVSKKVPGEYVVVLKAPAPGLQPVPVAQATQDLSSKYGGSAFFTYEHALRGFASRMTEDQARALAQDPAVEYVQESGVVSIVESHTQERPTWGIDRVDQRTLPLDKVYLYNATGLGVHIYILDTGVRFSHREFGGRASVGYDSVGDSMKGNDCHGHGTHVAGTAAGSTFGLAKNATVHSVRVLGCDGSGSTTGVIAGIDWVTRNHQSPAVANMSLGGDADRAIDDAVRRSIASGVTYVLAAGNEDNDACKHSPARTMEAITVAATDSADKRAAFSNFGECVDVFAPGNRITSAWHYGDRETRVLSGTSMAAPHVTGVAALFMELNPDADPESVATALYTHATPDTVRSPGDCSPNRMAYSGFIGAVPVLPTAGKPPAPSPDTVSGEPTK